In Brachyspira sp. SAP_772, one DNA window encodes the following:
- a CDS encoding chromate transporter has protein sequence IIILIIAPIFERVQSLEYVNKAFLGIKGAIAALILLSAYDMGKSVLKNKFTALLFILSFILVVFLNFNVIYTLLLSAFLGWLYYLISKKFIRN, from the coding sequence TATTATTATACTTATAATAGCTCCTATATTTGAAAGAGTACAAAGCTTAGAATATGTGAATAAAGCTTTTTTAGGTATAAAGGGGGCAATAGCTGCTTTAATACTTCTATCTGCTTATGATATGGGAAAGAGCGTTTTAAAAAATAAATTTACTGCTTTACTTTTTATTTTAAGTTTTATTTTAGTTGTATTTCTTAATTTTAATGTAATATATACTTTGCTTCTTTCTGCTTTTTTGGGTTGGCTTTATTATTTGATTAGTAAAAAGTTTATTAGGAATTAA